A genomic segment from Zygotorulaspora mrakii chromosome 1, complete sequence encodes:
- the FUS1 gene encoding Fus1p (similar to Saccharomyces cerevisiae FUS1 (YCL027W); ancestral locus Anc_1.48), whose product MTTTSTTTLNPLLVSLEHLSSFLSPARSDVIITSTQQVTAGVNSLIYPTREIQPPAKPQESKSASSLTIGLSIGLPVGLFCLVLIILLFIFYLGVWKKQNKSYTEGEKYANYLGEPLGSADDFMSSRIQYKMSKPTDQHILTPKASVYKNYSITTSSVDIKKDVDTFLYSKPPNIYHIDSRRTSSNNLSKLANNSNIVCQTLEENEVCNNANNYTKGRWTYQSPLSKWFLRNSTYLDEGLTFPIFVKTPALHLKQLKILSRIQKDYVDIGCSLKDERSPILERIDDSPCSNSKSEHEESASSSQHAAHTPMPILYGSLDAKLRATPKEDPDVPAYPGDIKALDANPKESFTKRKRKKNRKLRKHLRLITNVKPLPLTPKNNNVPTDLIVGEVYAVTEQYEAKLVDEISILKGNYVKILATHTDGWCLAEKCDKKGRIQDILDCENDGAASLNDTNYLNSYRGIIPGNCLGSVKGNAYFAF is encoded by the coding sequence ATGACAACCACATCAACGACTACTTTGAATCCGCTTCTGGTAAGTCTGGAACATTTGTCATCTTTCTTGTCACCAGCGAGATCTGATGTCATCATTACGTCCACACAACAGGTGACAGCTGGTGTAAATTCACTGATTTATCCTACACGTGAGATTCAGCCTCCCGCGAAACCTCAGGAAAGCAAATCTGCCTCTTCTCTAACTATTGGTCTTTCAATAGGTCTTCCTGTGGGACTATTTTGTCTAGTGCTAATAATACTCCTGTTCATATTCTACTTGGGCGTGTGGAAAAAGCAGAATAAGAGTTATACTGAAGGCGAGAAGTATGCAAATTATCTGGGAGAGCCTTTGGGCTCTGCAGATGATTTCATGTCTTCAAGAATACAATATAAAATGTCCAAGCCAACCGACCAGCATATACTGACACCCAAAGCTTCGGTGTATAAAAATTATTCTATAACAACGTCATCAGTAgacatcaaaaaagatgtcgACACCTTTCTGTACTCAAAGCCTCCAAACATTTATCATATTGATTCAAGAAGgacttcatcaaataatctttcaaaactgGCAAATAACTCCAATATCGTATGTCAAACACTCGAAGAGAATGAAGTTTGTAATAATGCCAATAATTACACCAAGGGAAGGTGGACTTATCAATCACCTCTTTCTAAATGGTTCTTACGAAATTCTACCTATCTGGATGAAGGTTTGACATTTCCAATATTTGTTAAAACGCCCGCTCTGCATCTTAAACAGCTTAAAATTCTCTCGAGAATACAAAAGGACTATGTTGATATCGGAtgttctttgaaagatgaaagatcACCAATATTAGAGAGAATTGATGACAGCCCATGTTCCAACAGCAAAAGTGAACATGAGGAATCGGCTAGTTCGTCTCAGCATGCGGCTCACACTCCAATGCCAATTTTGTATGGCTCCCTTGATGCAAAATTACGAGCGACTCCTAAAGAGGATCCCGATGTTCCTGCATATCCTGGAGATATTAAAGCCCTAGATGCGAATCCAAAGGAAAGTTTTACTAAAcgcaaaagaaagaagaatcgGAAACTTCGGAAGCACTTGAGACTAATAACAAATGTAAAACCGTTACCTTTGACGCCGAAAAATAACAACGTACCTACTGATCTAATTGTCGGTGAGGTTTATGCAGTCACAGAACAATACGAAGCTAAACTTGTCGATGAGATTAGTATCTTGAAGGGCAATTATGTTAAGATATTGGCCACCCATACGGATGGTTGGTGTTTGGCTGAAAAATGCGATAAAAAAGGCAGAATTCAAGATATTCTAGATTGCGAAAATGATGGAGCGGCATCGTTGAACGACACAAACTACCTGAATTCTTATAGAGGGATCATCCCAGGAAACTGTTTAGGTAGTGTGAAAGGTAATGCATATTTCGCCTTTTGA
- the GMC1 gene encoding putative oxidoreductase (similar to Saccharomyces cerevisiae YDR506C; ancestral locus Anc_1.54) — MIVSCAVTWLLVQCSLFLRTLSTPIYDDVKDRTHLIDLEVRSAYNGNDRRVLSVNGHLDSYGPTIRVNSGDNIRLHLRNSICSQNEVNKGKTYSIWREYCETALHFHGLTPIGNQNDGVPGFTQPPILSGESFWYNFTIPEETCGTFWYHSHSAVQYGDGFRGIFIVDCTRYNHQVNKVIHTLQQSGEIQNGVMLLPEENFDVTNLYEEQVITLSDWYYSWNLDVVKDRVLSYDSTTDPHIDQSLINGISDDNLQFKLQDATEGILIRIINTGMSGTQIFHVEGHKLVIVEADGILVNPYVLDTLSLAVGQRYTLLVKLADDINYRGVKVVNGCSKMMGYIEKTAWFVKEAVDKVTLDSPSNIKALPGLDKNELYKSLEPTYEIFEDRKGLWVEPDIKTIELNYEYFSDSHTKEKYGTGMYKMNGKTLNEYLESPVEFNTGQVVQIIINANDHMRHPWHLHGHPFQLVSIGSGHEGALNINDLNNNAGRKYKDDIKYWQETGKTPMTRDSINIQGRSYAVIRIIANSPGFWLMHCHIDWHVQKGLGVAFHELEPRSLPDSVDSAQPPSHTEEMQQEESHGNETIDDTGTQSFPHRHKVLAIYFLIMVFINCIVYQVIM; from the coding sequence ATGATTGTGAGTTGTGCTGTAACTTGGCTGCTCGTACAGTgttctttgtttttgcgAACGCTTTCGACACCCATTTACGATGATGTCAAGGACAGGACACATTTGATAGATTTAGAGGTCCGAAGTGCGTATAATGGTAACGATAGAAGAGTTCTTTCTGTAAATGGTCATCTTGACTCTTATGGGCCCACCATACGGGTGAATTCTGGCGATAATATAAGATTACATTTAAGAAATTCCATATGTTCCCAAAATGAGGTAAATAAAGGTAAAACATATTCAATTTGGAGAGAATACTGTGAAACCGCGCTACATTTCCACGGTTTAACGCCAATTGGTAACCAGAACGATGGAGTGCCCGGCTTCACTCAACCGCCTATTTTGAGTGGTGAAAGTTTTTGGTATAATTTTACAATCCCAGAGGAAACTTGTGGCACATTTTGGTATCATTCTCACTCTGCCGTTCAATATGGTGACGGCTTTAGGGGAATATTCATTGTTGATTGCACAAGATATAACCACCAGGTAAATAAAGTTATACATACTTTGCAGCAATCGGGCGAAATACAGAATGGAGTAATGCTTCTTCCTGAGGAAAACTTCGATGTTACGAATCTTTATGAAGAACAGGTGATCACGCTCAGTGATTGGTATTACAGTTGGAATCTTGATGTGGTTAAAGATAGGGTTCTTTCATATGATTCTACAACGGATCCCCATATTGACCAGTCTTTGATCAACGGCATTAGTGACGATAACTTACAATTCAAGCTACAGGATGCCACTGAAGGCATTTTAATACGTATAATAAACACTGGTATGTCAGGCactcaaatatttcatGTGGAGGGTCACAAGCTCGTAATTGTGGAAGCGGATGGTATTCTGGTTAATCCGTATGTACTCGACACACTCTCCTTGGCGGTGGGACAAAGGTACACACTTCTGGTGAAATTGGCGGATGATATCAATTACCGTGGCGTCAAAGTTGTTAATGGTTGCAGCAAAATGATGGGgtatattgaaaagactGCATGGTTTGTAAAAGAAGCAGTGGATAAAGTTACTCTTGACTCACCGTCAAACATAAAGGCACTCCCTGGACTAGATAAAAACGAACTTTACAAAAGCCTGGAACCGAcatatgaaatttttgaagataggAAGGGCCTGTGGGTGGAGCCCGACATCAAAACGATTGAGTTGAACTATGAATATTTCTCAGACTCACAcacaaaagaaaagtaTGGCACCGGCATGTATAAAATGAATGGAAAGACGCTAAATGAATACTTAGAGTCTCCTGTAGAGTTCAACACGGGCCAAGTCGTGCAGATAATAATTAACGCGAATGATCACATGCGGCACCCTTGGCATCTTCACGGCCATCCATTTCAGCTCGTCTCTATTGGATCAGGCCATGAAGGAGCATTAAATATCAATGATCTTAATAATAATGCCGGAAGAAAGTATAAGGACGATATCAAGTACTGGCAGGAGACCGGCAAGACGCCCATGACAAGAGACAGTATCAACATTCAAGGCCGATCTTATGCTGTCATACGTATAATTGCGAATAGTCCAGGGTTTTGGTTAATGCATTGTCATATTGACTGGCATGTACAAAAAGGATTAGGTGTAGCATTTCATGAACTGGAGCCTCGTTCGCTCCCAGATTCCGTCGATTCAGCACAACCTCCTTCTCATACTGAGGAGATGCAGCAAGAAGAGAGTCATGGTAATGAAACTATCGATGATACTGGCACGCAGTCTTTTCCGCATCGTCACAAAGTCTTGGCCATCTACTTCCTCATCATGGTCTTCATAAACTGTATTGTATACCAAGTGATCATGTAG
- a CDS encoding uncharacterized protein (similar to Saccharomyces cerevisiae KCC4 (YCL024W) and GIN4 (YDR507C); ancestral locus Anc_1.52), giving the protein MSTMNKKSFSTIKGDSIGPWKLGETLGLGSTGKVQLAYSESTNQQAAIKVISKAIFNGKVNGNGSIAANSTPDSLPYGIEREIIIMKLLNHPNVLRLYDVWETDSNLYMVLEYAQKGELFNLLVERGPLPENEAVRFFRQIIIGISYCHALGIVHRDLKPENLLLDHKFNIKIADFGMAALETEDKLLETSCGSPHYAAPEIVSGIPYHGFASDVWSCGVILFALLTGRLPFDEEDGNIRNLLLKVQSGKFEMPDEDEISLDAMDLIQKILTVDPEVRIKTRDILKHPLLQKYPSISDSKSIRNLPREDTYLHPLSEGSSSDIDPTILQNLVVLWHGRDPNHISAKLREPGANAEKTLYALLDRFKNDTEKEAARQKQIKKIQSQSVPVPDPSNIKKSISKSNVAISPKKRTRTSVISVSSAHKRPVSFNKISSITYSSGYSSSNSTTPSKKVPLNFSSNKRLSNILTHSNNSSPTPASRNKRVSIIDLEKTNRPPPVPLNVLKDYNTGTKTRRMSRASMRLSFKPSMKRGSITTKLISTYAKLSEDDDWEYIQKETKRTSSDFATLCDEIFEHEKFEQIRKEKEELEKKVRETKEREERDRREAEAEKLRNAREKAEMVRRQVEAQRQMDEEVAKLRNELQGQQFDDSEKNSETLEVNTRSISAPMERNNKRDSVANIQSNIEDILRQRTFSLQTRPVSKLDPGILYSENNEVDSESSPILEDKRLQNEKMILETIRRSKFLGSSFDIKKELDAAEREQARKYKQKSMNQERITSTTNEPFETQTLPKNAVSSAPLKESDAANEPRKLSEIKVPQFTRKSRYFSESNKRMSVLSMYSTRQSFQNLKYMLNDHDANIDNIPDSPRTYSAQEPEFLFEAVNDEAERTGDSSNDGRIYEVPDELGLTKDGMKLNFADRFKEKGNKKDSERNEDGNVKLPSLPPLEGKNASGLGIYQSSSTESVTELQPPIIKSMIPSDNIEKTKNHSTSKSEIHKTSPKVPDEPPLNTIMKKRENEGDAQRKPLRDITEKKSNMSFFRKFSKSSNEKESKSFEAELYAKVSAKQLFNGLQTLLRGWTKYGLKDVKSYPEKFTLTGKLSNENILSLRSTLFEIVIWERGNASIVGFRKKSGSSKTLKRLVNEIEKVLVKEGVLNN; this is encoded by the coding sequence ATGTCAACGATGAATAAGAAAAGCTTCTCGACGATAAAAGGGGATAGCATTGGACCATGGAAGCTGGGAGAGACTCTGGGTTTGGGCAGTACAGGTAAGGTCCAATTGGCGTATAGTGAATCCACTAATCAACAGGCCGCCATTAAGGTGATATCAAAGGCTATATTCAACGGAAAAGTGAATGGCAATGGCTCCATTGCTGCCAATTCAACGCCGGATTCGTTGCCATATGGTATAGAACGCGAAATCATTAtaatgaaacttttgaaccACCCAAATGTTCTGAGGCTCTATGACGTTTGGGAAACGGATTCTAACCTTTACATGGTGCTGGAATATGCGCAAAAAGGTGAGcttttcaatctcttgGTTGAGAGAGGTCCGCTACCTGAAAACGAAGCGGTTCGTTTCTTCAGACAAATCATCATTGGTATTTCATACTGCCATGCGCTTGGTATTGTTCATAGAGATTTGAAACCGGAAAATCTATTATTAGACCATAAATTCAATATAAAGATTGCCGATTTTGGTATGGCAGCTCTGGAGACGGAAGATAAATTATTGGAAACCTCATGTGGCTCACCGCATTATGCAGCACCCGAAATTGTTTCTGGTATTCCATATCACGGCTTTGCTAGTGATGTGTGGTCCTGCGGTGTTATATTATTTGCCCTTTTAACTGGTAGGTTACCATTCGATGAGGAAGACGGTAATATTAGAAATTTACTGTTGAAGGTGCAAAGcggtaaatttgaaatgcCAGACGAGGACGAAATTTCGCTGGATGCTATggatttgattcaaaagatacTTACCGTTGATCCAGAAGTCAGAATCAAGACAAGAGATATTCTTAAACATCCCTTGTTACAGAAATACCCAAGCATTAGTGATTCCAAGAGCATTAGAAATCTACCTCGTGAAGACACATATTTGCATCCTTTATCTGAAGGGAGCTCTTCAGATATCGACCCAACAATATTGCAGAATTTAGTAGTATTATGGCATGGCAGAGATCCGAATCATATTTCAGCTAAACTAAGAGAACCAGGCGCTAACGCTGAAAAGACACTATATGCGTTGTTGGATCGTTTCAAGAATGAtactgaaaaagaagctgcTAGACAAAAAcagataaagaaaattcagTCTCAATCGGTACCAGTTCCAGATCCTTCGAATATTAAGAAAAGCATCAGTAAATCAAACGTTGCAATTTcaccaaagaaaagaacgaGAACATCGGTAATTAGTGTATCATCTGCTCACAAGAGACCAGTTTCATTCAATAAGATTTCAAGCATAACATACTCAAGTGGATATTCGTCAAGTAATTCAACTACTCCTTCCAAAAAAGTGCCTTTAAACTTCTCTTCCAATAAGAGATTATCGAATATTCTAACGCATAGCAACAACAGTTCCCCTACTCCCGCATCTCGCAATAAGCGTGTCTCTATAATCGATTTAGAGAAAACTAATCGACCACCTCCTGTTCCTTTAAATGTGCTGAAAGACTACAACACTGGTACCAAAACTAGGAGAATGTCAAGGGCTAGTATGAGATTATCTTTCAAGCCTAGCATGAAACGTGGCTCCATAACTACTAAGCTAATTTCTACTTACGCTAAACTTTCCGAGGACGATGATTGGGAGTACATACAGaaggaaacaaaaagaacaaGCTCTGATTTCGCTACGTTATGTGATGAGATTTTTGAGCATGAGAAGTTCGAACAGATtagaaaggaaaaagaagagctCGAGAAGAAGGTTAGGGAAACAAAAGAGCGTGAGGAAAGAGATAGAAGAGAAGCAGAGGCAGAAAAATTAAGAAACGCACGAGAAAAGGCAGAAATGGTGAGAAGGCAAGTTGAAGCTCAGCGGCAGATGGATGAAGAAGTAGCCAAGCTAAGAAACGAATTGCAAGGTCAGCAATTCGATGATTCTGagaaaaattctgaaacATTGGAGGTAAACACTAGGTCAATTTCCGCTCCTATGGAGagaaataataaaagaGACTCTGTTGCCAATATTCAATCAAACATTGAAGACATTTTGCGTCAGCGAACGTTCTCATTACAGACTAGACCTGTTTCAAAACTGGATCCAGGTATTTTATATTCGGAGAATAATGAAGTTGACTCTGAGTCATCCCCGATTTTAGAAGATAAGAGGTTGCAAAATGAGAAAATGATTCTTGAAACCATAAGAAGATCGAAGTTTTTAGGTTCTTCCTTTGATataaaaaaggaattggATGCAGCTGAAAGGGAGCAAGCGAGAAAATACAAACAGAAATCAATGAATCAGGAAAGAATTACATCAACTACTAATGAACCATTCGAAACTCAAACATTGCCCAAAAATGCAGTAAGCTCGGCTCCATTGAAAGAAAGTGATGCAGCTAATGAACCGAGGAAGCTTTCAGAGATCAAAGTTCCTCAATTCACAAGAAAATCCAGGTATTTCAGTGaatcaaataaaagaatgtCAGTTCTATCGATGTACTCGACAAGGCAATCCTTCCAAAACTTGAAATATATGCTCAACGATCATGACGCGAACATTGACAATATCCCTGACTCACCAAGAACATATAGCGCGCAGGAACCTGAGTTTTTGTTTGAAGCTGTCAATGATGAAGCTGAACGGACTGGTGATAGTTCAAATGACGGTAGAATCTACGAAGTGCCCGACGAATTAGGACTCACGAAAGATGGCATGAAATTGAACTTTGCAGATAggttcaaagaaaaaggaaacaaaaaagactCAGAAAGAAATGAGGACGGTAATGTAAAGCTGCCTAGTTTGCCTCCATTAGAGGGCAAAAATGCAAGCGGACTAGGGATATATCAATCTTCGTCCACCGAGTCTGTGACAGAGTTGCAACCCCCAATTATTAAGAGCATGATACCGTCAGATAATATTGAGAAAACTAAAAATCATTCGACTTCGAAAAGTGAGATTCACAAGACCTCTCCTAAGGTTCCAGATGAACCACCGCTAAATACAATtatgaaaaagagagaaaatgaAGGAGATGCCCAAAGAAAGCCTCTTCGGGATAtcactgaaaagaaaagtaacatgtcttttttcagaaaattcTCAAAGTCTTCTAATGAGAAAGAAAGCAAGAGTTTTGAGGCAGAGCTTTATGCTAAGGTGAGTGCTAAACAACTCTTCAATGGTCTACAAACCTTGTTACGTGGTTGGACGAAGTACGGTTTGAAAGACGTAAAATCGTACCCAGAGAAGTTCACTCTTACAGGAAAACTATCAAATGAGAACATTTTATCCCTTCGTTCCACTTTATTCGAAATAGTCATTTGGGAGAGGGGAAACGCTAGTATCGTCGGTTTTAGGAAGAAAAGTGGGTCCTCTAAAACTCTGAAGAGGTTAGtgaatgaaattgaaaaagtctTGGTCAAAGAGGGTGTTTTGAATAACTAG
- the SMT3 gene encoding SUMO family protein SMT3 (similar to Saccharomyces cerevisiae SMT3 (YDR510W); ancestral locus Anc_1.51) — translation MSETPPESKPEAKPEVKPETHINLKVSDGSSEIFFKIKRTTPLRRLMEAFAKRQGKEMDSLRFLYDGIRLQADQTPDDLDMEDNDIIEAHREQIGGNSVAA, via the coding sequence atgTCTGAGACCCCCCCAGAATCCAAGCCTGAAGCCAAACCAGAGGTGAAGCCGGAGACACACATAAACTTGAAAGTCTCGGATGGCTCCTCagagatttttttcaagatcaaGAGGACCACGCCGCTGAGAAGACTAATGGAGGCGTTTGCCAAGAGACAGGGTAAAGAAATGGACTCACTGAGGTTTCTTTACGATGGTATAAGGCTCCAGGCCGATCAGACCCCGGACGATCTGGACATGGAGGACAACGATATCATAGAGGCCCACAGAGAACAAATTGGCGGCAATTCAGTGGCAGCGTGA
- the AGP1 gene encoding amino acid transporter AGP1 (similar to Saccharomyces cerevisiae AGP1 (YCL025C) and GNP1 (YDR508C); ancestral locus Anc_1.50) — translation MTAQDLDGSSDSDIISPTYEMENIKKNSENSKHQQLEQEHEVEYFDKSGQPSQSPECDNTMTSESEYNYKNTKSSFFRRFVDSFRAAEVASTAEEDLENDLTTCISPGTLSDYKRSGTTTLKHGPTAKDGSEGLKKTIKPRHVVMISLGTGIGTGLLVGNAKSLNQAGPAGLLLGYGIMGTCIYCIIQAAGEMAVVYSNLGGGFNAYPSILVSPSFGFSVAWVYCLQWLCVCPLELVTASMTIQYWTTTVNSDVFVVIFYVLIIVINVFGARGYAEAEFFFNCCKILMMIGFFILGIIITAGGAGNDGYIGAEYWINPGAFRGEKAIDRFKGVMAVFVTAAFAFGGTEFIALTASEQSNPRKAIPSAAKKVLYRIICIFLGSIALLGFLVPYNSSELMGTGGSNTKASPYVIAIASHGVRVVPHFINAVILLSVLSVGNSAFYSSSRLLLSLAQQGYAPKIFKFIDRKGRPGKAMLVSSLFGVIAFCAASSKEEQVFTWLLAISGLSQIFTWFAICISHTRFRRALKVQGRSLGELGYKAQFGVWGSYYAAFMMFAVLIAQFWVAIAPIGKSGLDAQNFFENYLAMLCLIALYIGYCIWKRSLIFFIRAKDIDLDSHRQVFDEELLKQEDEEYREKLKNGPVWRRIYAFWC, via the coding sequence ATGACAGCACAAGATCTTGATGGTTCATCGGACTCTGATATAATATCACCCACCtatgaaatggaaaatataaagaaaaacagCGAGAATTCTAAGCATCAACAACTAGAGCAGGAGCATGAGGTTGAATACTTCGATAAAAGTGGGCAGCCCTCTCAATCACCCGAATGCGATAATACAATGACAAGTGAAAGCGAATATAATTATAAAAATACcaaaagttcttttttCCGTAGATTCGTAGATTCTTTTAGAGCTGCCGAAGTTGCATCAACAGCGGAGGAAGATTTGGAGAATGATCTAACGACATGCATTTCTCCAGGAACGCTGAGCGATTACAAGCGCTCTGGAACAACGACTTTGAAACATGGGCCTACCGCCAAGGATGGGAGCGAAGGTCtgaaaaaaactataaagCCACGTCATGTTGTGATGATTTCCCTCGGTACAGGTATTGGAACCGGTTTATTAGTTGGTAATGCCAAATCACTAAACCAAGCAGGGCCAGCTGGTTTGCTCCTTGGATATGGTATCATGGGTACCTGTATCTACTGCATCATTCAAGCTGCAGGTGAAATGGCTGTCGTCTACAGTAATTTAGGTGGTGGATTCAATGCTTATCCGTCGATCTTGGTTAGTCCCTCATTTGGGTTTTCAGTCGCTTGGGTTTATTGTTTACAATGGTTGTGTGTCTGTCCCTTAGAACTGGTTACGGCTTCAATGACAATTCAATACTGGACCACTACAGTTAATTCAGATGTCTTCGTTGTAATATTTTATGTGTTGATTATTGTGATTAACGTCTTTGGTGCTCGTGGTTATGCAGAGGCagaattctttttcaactgttgTAAGATTTTAATGATGATTGGTTTTTTTATATTGGGTATCATCATCACAGCTGGTGGAGCAGGAAATGATGGTTACATCGGTGCAGAATATTGGATTAATCCAGGTGCATTCAGAGGTGAAAAAGCTATCGATAGATTCAAAGGTGTTATGGCAGTTTTTGTCACAGCTGCATTTGCTTTTGGTGGTACTGAGTTTATTGCCTTAACCGCTAGTGAACAATCGAATCCAAGAAAGGCCATCCCTTCGGCTGCAAAGAAAGTTCTTTACAGAATTATTTGCATCTTTCTGGGTTCTATAGCTTTACTTGGTTTCTTGGTTCCTTACAATTCTAGCGAACTGATGGGTACTGGTGGATCTAATACGAAAGCTTCTCCCTATGTCATTGCGATCGCATCCCATGGTGTTAGGGTCGTTCCTCATTTTATTAATGCTGTTATTTTATTGTCTGTTCTATCTGTTGGTAACTCAGCTTTCTACTCGAGTTCACGTCTTTTGCTATCGCTAGCTCAACAGGGCTAtgctccaaaaattttcaagttcattGACAGAAAAGGTAGGCCAGGTAAAGCGATGCTGGTTTCCAGTTTATTTGGTGTCATCGCATTCTGTGCAGCATCTTCAAAGGAGGAACAGGTTTTCACCTGGTTGTTAGCCATTTCAGGTCTTTCTCAGATTTTCACTTGGTTCGCGATCTGCATTTCTCACACTAGATTCAGAAGAGCCCTGAAAGTACAGGGAAGATCATTAGGTGAACTCGGTTACAAAGCACAATTTGGAGTTTGGGGATCATACTATGCAGCTTTTATGATGTTTGCTGTTTTGATTGCTCAATTTTGGGTTGCTATAGCACCTATTGGAAAATCTGGGTTAGATGCGCAAAATTTCTTCGAGAATTATCTGGCAATGCTATGTTTGATTGCTCTATACATTGGCTACTGCATTTGGAAAAGATCACtaattttcttcattagGGCCAAGGATATCGACTTGGATTCTCACAGACAAGTTTTCGACGAAGAATTACTCAAACAAGAAGATGAGGAGTATAGGGAAAAACTGAAGAACGGTCCAGTATGGCGCCGTATTTATGCATTTTGGTGTTAA